A region from the Halanaeroarchaeum sulfurireducens genome encodes:
- a CDS encoding gas vesicle protein GvpD: METNQVSTGIKGLDRILDNGLLRRQNALLRGPPGAGKTIFGLHFLAEGVEQDETSLYINLGEPTEYVQRTAAEFDLHPDDIHFHDLSPSDDQFAEDEAYSLFEAADVEQSVFIEELKDTIQDIDPDRVLVDPITEFRYLTKDDRQFRKQILGLLDLLKDADATVLLTSQAAETVSDDDLQFLTDTVISLHKHESHRTVEVSKFRGSSFRDGHHSYEINDEGVAVWPRIRPDRQATTEVTGETLSSGVPELDQLLNGGITQGTVTFLSGPTGVGKTTTGAQFLKEGVTQGKKAVMYQFEEARHTLLQRAEAVNIPIKRLVEDGDLSIEEIPPEAYTLDEFGQIVRTAVEEDGVDMVMIDGTQGFKQNLRGLGDDAQQALLHLGRYLRSQGVSVIIAHEIHNVTGTFQVTEEGTSNLADTIIFLRHVEYQGEMRKVIGTLKMRASDFERSLREFEITEYGLSVGEPLPNLRGILSGTPEWSGDKDDS, encoded by the coding sequence ATGGAAACGAATCAGGTCTCCACTGGAATCAAAGGGTTAGACAGGATTCTCGATAATGGACTCCTCAGGCGGCAAAACGCGTTGCTGCGTGGTCCGCCGGGCGCGGGGAAGACAATTTTCGGATTACACTTCCTTGCAGAGGGCGTCGAACAGGATGAGACGAGTCTCTATATCAATCTCGGTGAACCCACGGAATACGTGCAACGGACGGCAGCCGAATTCGACTTGCATCCCGACGACATCCATTTCCACGATCTCTCCCCCTCGGACGACCAGTTTGCGGAAGACGAAGCCTACTCGCTGTTCGAGGCAGCCGATGTCGAGCAGTCCGTGTTCATCGAGGAACTCAAAGACACCATCCAGGACATCGACCCAGACCGCGTCTTAGTAGATCCGATAACGGAATTCAGGTACCTCACAAAGGATGATCGCCAGTTCCGGAAACAGATTCTGGGGCTCCTCGACCTTCTCAAGGACGCCGACGCCACGGTCCTGCTGACCTCGCAGGCGGCCGAGACGGTCTCCGACGATGATCTCCAGTTCCTCACCGATACCGTCATCTCCTTGCATAAACACGAGAGCCACCGAACGGTCGAGGTGTCGAAATTCCGCGGCTCCTCGTTCCGAGATGGCCACCACTCCTACGAAATCAACGACGAGGGTGTCGCGGTGTGGCCGCGCATCCGGCCCGACCGACAAGCGACGACTGAGGTCACCGGCGAAACGCTGTCCTCGGGGGTACCCGAACTCGACCAGCTTCTCAACGGTGGCATTACTCAGGGCACGGTAACGTTCTTGAGTGGGCCGACCGGCGTGGGCAAGACCACGACGGGAGCACAATTCTTGAAAGAGGGCGTCACTCAGGGGAAAAAAGCCGTGATGTATCAGTTCGAAGAGGCACGCCACACCTTGCTGCAGCGAGCCGAGGCGGTGAACATCCCGATCAAGCGGCTGGTCGAAGACGGTGACCTGTCGATTGAGGAAATACCGCCCGAAGCGTATACCCTCGATGAATTCGGGCAGATCGTTCGTACGGCCGTCGAAGAGGACGGCGTCGATATGGTGATGATCGACGGGACCCAGGGGTTCAAACAGAATCTCCGAGGACTGGGCGACGATGCCCAGCAAGCGCTCCTTCATCTCGGCCGATACCTGCGGTCCCAGGGCGTGAGTGTGATTATCGCTCACGAAATCCACAATGTGACCGGCACGTTCCAGGTGACCGAGGAAGGGACGAGCAATCTCGCCGATACCATCATCTTCCTTCGCCACGTCGAGTATCAAGGCGAGATGCGCAAGGTCATCGGGACACTGAAAATGCGGGCCAGTGACTTCGAACGCAGTCTGCGCGAATTCGAAATCACCGAATACGGGCTGAGTGTGGGAGAGCCGTTGCCCAATCTCCGGGGGATCCTCTCCGGAACCCCGGAATGGAGCGGCGACAAGGACGACTCGTAG
- a CDS encoding two-component system sensor histidine kinase NtrB, whose protein sequence is MMGPEGNDDGYLVEGSTRDGTARILPLVTSPGNREVLTDWVGDHSDYELIRDEESLSADAIDCVILDPPVLFDRKTALTERKIRDRIPLPYLLLVAENEERSVRKTLREEHPDLWAVVDGVVGMPVSKYRLGDRIETLLRLRERSRDAIEQRKQLRAIRDQHTGHGVIITDSEGTIQYVNRAFEEHSGYDRAEVIGKTPSILKSGEHDEAFYEDQWETITAGNVWQDEVVYERKDGEQYVIDQTIAPVTDSEGNIEQFIAVNHEITELKELEKRLREQREQLAVLNRVLRHDIRNDLSVVLGWAEALESHVDDEGADHLRRITDSARHMYELTKSARDISAALQSGSDPELEPIDLQNVLMDEVERRRETYDHADIEVSSPPSQDTTVRANEMLASVFRNLINNAVQHNDRDTPQVTIRATEHDGTVRVEIADNGPGIQDEVKERIFEEARKGLNSEGTGMGLFLVRSLVETYDGDVWAEDNEPRGAIFVIELPTVSSQMNGEQNS, encoded by the coding sequence ATGATGGGTCCTGAGGGAAATGACGACGGGTATCTCGTAGAGGGTTCGACGAGGGACGGGACTGCTCGCATTTTGCCGCTGGTAACCAGCCCCGGCAATCGAGAGGTGCTCACGGATTGGGTCGGCGACCATTCAGATTACGAATTGATCCGCGACGAGGAGAGCCTTTCCGCGGATGCCATCGATTGTGTCATTCTCGATCCGCCAGTGTTGTTTGACCGGAAAACTGCCCTCACCGAGCGAAAAATTCGGGACCGAATCCCGTTACCATATCTCCTTCTCGTCGCCGAGAATGAAGAACGGAGCGTCCGCAAGACGCTACGGGAAGAGCATCCGGATCTCTGGGCCGTCGTCGATGGCGTCGTGGGGATGCCAGTCTCGAAATACCGTCTCGGCGACCGCATTGAAACCTTGCTCCGGTTGCGCGAACGGTCCCGGGACGCCATCGAGCAGCGAAAACAGCTTCGGGCGATCCGGGACCAACATACCGGTCACGGAGTGATAATTACCGACTCCGAGGGCACGATCCAATACGTTAACCGAGCCTTCGAAGAACATTCCGGGTACGACCGTGCAGAGGTGATCGGAAAAACACCGAGCATTCTCAAGTCCGGGGAACACGACGAGGCGTTCTACGAGGACCAGTGGGAAACGATAACGGCGGGCAATGTGTGGCAAGACGAAGTGGTCTACGAACGGAAGGACGGGGAGCAGTACGTCATCGATCAAACTATCGCCCCGGTGACGGACTCTGAGGGCAACATTGAGCAGTTCATCGCCGTGAATCACGAAATCACGGAGCTAAAAGAGCTAGAAAAGCGTCTCCGCGAGCAACGCGAACAGTTAGCTGTATTGAACCGGGTGCTCCGACACGACATTCGCAACGACCTGAGCGTCGTACTCGGCTGGGCAGAGGCACTCGAATCCCACGTCGACGACGAGGGGGCGGACCACCTGCGACGCATCACTGACTCCGCGCGGCACATGTACGAATTGACGAAAAGTGCCCGGGATATTTCGGCCGCGTTGCAGTCAGGAAGTGATCCCGAGCTTGAGCCTATTGATCTGCAAAACGTGCTGATGGATGAAGTCGAGCGGCGACGCGAAACGTACGACCACGCCGATATCGAGGTGTCGAGCCCGCCCTCGCAGGACACGACGGTGCGGGCCAACGAGATGCTGGCGTCGGTATTCAGGAATCTCATCAACAACGCTGTCCAGCACAATGACAGGGATACGCCGCAGGTGACCATCCGGGCGACAGAGCACGACGGGACGGTCCGCGTCGAAATCGCGGACAACGGCCCGGGAATCCAGGACGAGGTCAAAGAGCGCATTTTCGAAGAAGCGAGGAAAGGGCTCAACAGCGAAGGAACGGGGATGGGACTGTTTCTGGTCCGCTCGCTTGTAGAAACCTACGACGGTGACGTGTGGGCCGAAGACAACGAACCTCGGGGTGCGATCTTCGTCATAGAGTTGCCGACCGTAAGCTCTCAGATGAACGGTGAACAAAATTCATGA
- a CDS encoding PAS domain S-box protein has protein sequence MQSQDSAYDFSIGDDHDSPLTIYPEVAVAGNRQLVEDVIADLEGFETASSATPLTEANFDIAVFDTEGLESSLDNALARKREAEPELVPYLLLLPESSDDTITVGTDADQSQEISAVIDAIISMPTTKTEFAWQLRNLARQRRQSQQLAKRERQVRSKYQNLVNTAPDAIIVADADTGKIIETNPATEALVGYTRDELQGRDILTLHPEDEGEKYQQLFTSHVFEAEGGSATRSHLSDGSRIHVTTKDGTKIPVEINARVTEFEDQTLITGIFRDISNRVERIENLESFKEAAETTDVAIFWTDRDGVIQYANPAFEDQTGYAVEEAVGQKLSTLKSGSQSNAFYDDMWETLMDGETWQGEIVNERKNGDRYAVEQRVSPIVGENGHIERFVSVAVDVTDRKRRENKLHRRSRALESAPVGILITDPDQDDNPLIYVNDAVEDITGHSREELVGENARILQGENTDPEKVAEFRNAVENGESVSLELRNYRKDGTEFWNKMAIAPVRDDDGTVMNWVGFQQDVTERKQRMTQLNVMNRLLRHNMRNDLNVIQGRAKLLADNLPAKNQDSVEAIVKNSEELADLAEKGRVITTLLQDRPKREEIDVETRVRTVASDIQGDHPAADITVEAQGNTVATPSTEIDKAIRELIENAIIHNDQETPTVAVEITGQDESVEVEVRDTGPTISDADRGSLLGEDPSQLQHGSGLGLWLINIAATRSGGSVSYEENSPRGNRIQLRLP, from the coding sequence ATGCAGTCCCAAGATTCAGCATACGATTTTTCAATCGGGGATGACCACGATTCCCCACTCACGATTTATCCAGAGGTGGCGGTTGCGGGCAACCGTCAGCTCGTTGAAGATGTCATCGCCGATCTAGAGGGGTTCGAAACCGCGTCGTCGGCGACACCGTTGACAGAGGCCAATTTCGATATTGCGGTGTTCGATACAGAGGGGCTGGAATCGTCACTCGACAATGCTCTCGCCAGAAAACGAGAGGCTGAGCCAGAACTGGTGCCATATCTGTTGTTGCTCCCAGAGTCATCGGATGACACGATCACCGTCGGCACGGACGCCGATCAGTCGCAGGAGATCTCGGCCGTGATCGACGCGATCATATCGATGCCCACGACGAAAACCGAATTCGCCTGGCAGTTGCGCAATTTGGCCCGGCAGCGACGCCAATCGCAACAGCTCGCCAAGCGCGAACGGCAGGTTCGTTCGAAGTACCAAAACCTGGTCAATACCGCTCCCGATGCTATTATCGTCGCTGACGCCGATACAGGGAAGATAATCGAAACGAACCCTGCCACAGAAGCCCTCGTGGGATATACACGAGACGAGTTGCAGGGCCGAGATATTTTGACTCTTCACCCCGAAGACGAGGGAGAAAAATATCAGCAGTTATTTACTTCGCATGTCTTCGAGGCTGAGGGCGGATCCGCTACTCGCAGCCATCTCTCCGACGGGAGCCGAATCCATGTGACGACGAAGGATGGGACTAAGATACCCGTCGAGATCAACGCCAGAGTCACCGAGTTCGAGGACCAGACCCTCATTACGGGCATCTTTCGAGACATCAGTAACAGAGTTGAGCGCATCGAGAATTTGGAGTCGTTCAAAGAAGCCGCCGAAACCACAGATGTAGCAATTTTTTGGACGGACCGGGACGGCGTCATTCAATACGCCAACCCCGCATTCGAGGACCAGACTGGGTACGCTGTCGAGGAAGCCGTGGGACAAAAGCTCAGCACCCTCAAGTCTGGCTCCCAATCAAATGCATTTTACGACGACATGTGGGAGACGCTAATGGACGGCGAGACGTGGCAAGGCGAGATAGTGAACGAACGAAAGAACGGGGACCGCTACGCCGTTGAGCAAAGGGTTTCGCCAATAGTGGGCGAAAACGGCCACATCGAACGGTTCGTGTCGGTGGCAGTGGACGTAACTGATCGAAAACGACGCGAAAACAAGCTTCATCGGCGGTCACGCGCGCTCGAATCGGCACCGGTCGGGATCCTCATCACCGATCCCGATCAGGACGACAACCCATTGATATATGTGAACGACGCCGTCGAAGACATCACGGGACATTCCAGAGAGGAGTTGGTTGGCGAAAATGCCCGGATTCTCCAGGGCGAGAACACTGACCCGGAGAAGGTAGCCGAATTTCGGAACGCGGTCGAGAACGGGGAGTCAGTCTCACTCGAACTCCGCAACTATCGCAAGGACGGGACGGAATTCTGGAACAAGATGGCAATCGCTCCCGTCCGTGACGACGACGGGACAGTGATGAACTGGGTCGGTTTCCAGCAAGACGTCACCGAGCGAAAGCAACGGATGACCCAACTTAACGTAATGAATCGCCTGTTGCGTCACAACATGCGAAACGATCTGAACGTCATTCAAGGCAGAGCCAAGCTCCTTGCTGATAATCTCCCGGCCAAAAACCAAGATAGCGTCGAGGCAATCGTAAAGAACAGTGAGGAATTGGCCGACTTGGCAGAGAAGGGGAGAGTGATAACAACACTCCTACAGGACCGGCCGAAGCGAGAAGAGATTGATGTCGAGACGCGGGTACGAACGGTGGCGTCCGACATCCAGGGGGACCATCCGGCGGCGGACATCACGGTCGAGGCACAGGGGAACACGGTTGCTACACCCTCGACCGAGATAGACAAAGCCATCCGGGAACTCATCGAGAACGCCATCATCCACAACGATCAGGAGACCCCAACTGTGGCGGTCGAAATTACCGGCCAGGACGAATCCGTCGAGGTCGAAGTCCGTGATACCGGTCCAACGATTTCCGACGCAGATCGAGGATCACTTCTGGGCGAGGACCCCTCGCAACTCCAGCACGGGAGCGGTCTGGGGTTGTGGCTGATCAATATCGCCGCCACAAGGTCCGGCGGGTCAGTATCGTATGAAGAAAATTCACCCCGGGGGAATCGCATTCAGTTGCGACTCCCATAA
- a CDS encoding IS5 family transposase → MSTKLSRFTSKVVSLAKKAVGGESEPPVQKGEGGYADWVIVGLHGLREYLGQSYRRLLDVLHEMPGIVAKFDLSVDEMPDFTTVCTRKQDLEMRIWRVLLRLSADLQETGEVKAIDATGLDRVSASQHYANRTNYTFRSVKTTALIDCETSMILDIHCSMTQPHDTQIGWQVMKQNLHRVETLTVDKGYDWDEFRRYLRKEGVRPVIKHRGFSSLDAAHNARIDDEIYHRRSVVESVFASLRRRFDDTIRARTWFGQFREIVLKAAVKNIEAAIRL, encoded by the coding sequence GTGTCTACGAAGCTATCCCGCTTCACGAGCAAGGTTGTATCACTCGCCAAAAAAGCCGTCGGTGGAGAATCTGAACCGCCGGTTCAGAAAGGCGAAGGCGGCTACGCAGACTGGGTAATCGTGGGACTGCACGGCCTTCGAGAGTACCTTGGACAGTCGTATCGGCGTCTTCTGGATGTCTTGCACGAAATGCCCGGAATTGTCGCGAAATTCGACCTTTCAGTGGATGAAATGCCGGATTTCACCACCGTGTGTACGCGCAAACAAGATCTAGAAATGCGGATTTGGCGCGTTTTGCTCCGGTTATCGGCGGATTTGCAGGAAACCGGCGAGGTCAAGGCGATTGATGCAACCGGTCTAGATCGCGTTTCTGCCAGCCAACACTACGCAAATCGGACGAATTACACCTTCAGATCGGTGAAGACGACAGCGCTCATTGATTGCGAAACGAGTATGATACTAGATATACATTGTTCGATGACACAACCACACGACACGCAGATCGGCTGGCAGGTTATGAAACAAAATTTACACCGAGTCGAAACGCTCACTGTTGACAAGGGATACGACTGGGACGAATTCCGCCGATATCTCAGGAAAGAAGGCGTAAGGCCGGTAATTAAGCATCGGGGATTTTCCTCGTTAGACGCGGCTCACAACGCCAGAATCGATGATGAAATCTACCATCGTCGATCGGTCGTCGAGTCAGTTTTCGCGTCATTACGTCGGCGGTTCGACGACACGATTCGAGCGAGGACGTGGTTCGGTCAGTTCCGTGAAATCGTGCTCAAAGCTGCCGTGAAAAATATTGAAGCCGCGATCAGGCTTTGA
- a CDS encoding HVO_2922 family protein, with amino-acid sequence MSNLTFEIYEDSMGKWRWRLRHDNGNIVADSGEGYSTKQKAKTGIKVVKSGAMDARIKEV; translated from the coding sequence ATGAGCAATCTCACCTTCGAGATATACGAGGACTCCATGGGAAAATGGCGATGGAGGCTACGCCATGACAACGGAAATATCGTCGCAGATAGCGGTGAAGGATATTCAACTAAACAAAAGGCAAAGACGGGCATAAAGGTGGTTAAGAGTGGGGCTATGGATGCTCGAATTAAAGAGGTTTAG